One Leisingera caerulea DSM 24564 genomic window carries:
- the tnpB gene encoding IS66 family insertion sequence element accessory protein TnpB, giving the protein MVKLLWHDGVGMSLYTKRLEAGKLNWPASGTGEAVQISAAHLGYLLEEIDWRNLRWTKPAVATERAAKHECRRKGITRDPTHHRQNLAAAGNLHLNVTCRCGETRDQDRPDRDDDPRYTDHPGARAVHGYNAGPNGGSG; this is encoded by the coding sequence TTGGTCAAACTGCTTTGGCACGATGGCGTCGGCATGTCGCTCTACACGAAACGGCTGGAAGCGGGGAAGTTAAACTGGCCGGCCAGCGGGACCGGCGAAGCGGTGCAAATCTCCGCTGCCCATCTTGGATACCTGCTGGAAGAGATCGACTGGCGAAATCTGCGCTGGACAAAACCAGCAGTTGCAACCGAGCGTGCTGCGAAACATGAATGTCGCCGGAAGGGTATCACTCGAGACCCCACTCATCATCGACAGAATCTTGCCGCAGCGGGCAACCTGCATCTCAACGTAACTTGCAGATGTGGTGAAACCCGTGACCAAGATCGACCAGATCGAGACGATGATCCTCGATATACCGACCATCCGGGGGCACGTGCTGTCCATGGCTACAATGCGGGTCCAAACGGCGGTTCTGGTTAA